In the Pongo abelii isolate AG06213 chromosome 2, NHGRI_mPonAbe1-v2.0_pri, whole genome shotgun sequence genome, AAAAATGTGTATGCTGGCTTAAAATCTGCCATCAAGAATTCTGTTACCTTGCTTTAAGCCTCCAGTTCCTTCCAGATGTATGGTGGAGGAGGCCAGAGGGCCCTTGCTTTGGGGCTTCAGAGGATGGTTGTTATCTGGATGAGCACCGTGGAAAGACTGAGAGAGCAACTGAGAGAAAGTGGGCCCCTGAATGAAAGTGATTTCGCAAAGTTTAGGCAGATGCCACCATCAGAAACTGATATTTTCTGACGTCTTTCTCACCTTCCTCTAGAGCATTCAGTCCAGAAATGACCAGCCTGTCCAAAGGGGGAAATTATTGATATTGATCTGTTCCTTAGAGCAgtgtttcagtcttttttttttttttttgagatggaatctcattctgtcacccaggctggagagtacagtggcacgatcttggctcagtgcaacctccaccttcctgattcaagtgattctcctgcctcagcctcccaagtagctggaattacaggtgtgcaccaccacacccagctaatttttgtattttttatagagatggggtttcaccatgttgccaggctagtctcaaactcctgacctcaagtgatcctcctgcctcagcctcccaaagctctaggattacaggcatgagccaccatgcccggccttcagCCTTTGTGATGTTAAAGCACAGTAACACATTTCCCATTACACCcctgaatgcacacacacataaaacccAAAAGTTTCACAAAATGATTCTTGCTCTTACTACTCTCAGTAcactctgcatttaaaaaaaaaaaaaaaatgctggttgTGGCTTCCTAAGTGGTGTGTGCAGTTTTCAAATCAATGCCCTTGGCGATAAAGTGTGCCCTATACTGATTATCTCTGGACAAAGTCTGAATGGGGCTTGGCTCTAATCTCTAGTCCTCATTGGACACTTTACATACCTGGCCTTTGCCTCCACCCTGATGTGGAGTGATCATGGGGGTGGGAAATATAGCTGGATCCGAAAGCTCTGAAGTGGGGATGGAGGTGTCACAGCTGAGGCTAGGCCCATTCTGCAGGGCACTCAGTGTATACAGTTGGTTTTCTATCAGGGGTCAACTGGCGGGGGGACTTGAGGACAGATCTCTGGGCACAAAGCAGGGCCTTTGCCCTGGGGCTTGCTATGTGGCTCAGCCTACACAGCTCTCTCCCTGTCAGTCCTGTCCAAAGTCCAAGAAACTAATGTACCACTCCTGAGGAAGAGAGCCTACCTTTCCATCCAAGGAAGTGTTTTACCTGTGGTAAGCACTGGGGACAGAATTCTTGAGGCAGGAGGGTGCTGCGTCCCAGTGGTGGAAGAAAAGAGAGGACCTGGGGTAAGCAGCCATGGCATGGACCTCATCCGAGGTGGCACCTGGCTAGGGTCCTGACCCCCAGTCCTTCCCCAGTAACCATGACTTTGAGTAAACGGTGACTCCACCCCCGGCATGGTTCTTTGCACCAACATTTGGGGAATGCCTACCAGGGGTCACACACTGACCTGGATGCTGAGTGTAGGGTGTCCACAACATCGTGCCTAAAAAGTCTCTGTGTGGGGTATAAGAAGGTGCTGGGGCAACACAGATGAGATGAGAAGCATCTTTCAGGGAATGGGTTGATCCCAATTCAGGCTTCCCAGAGAAGGATGTCTGTAGACTTCATATTAGCAAGGGAGGTAGGGTAGCCAGGCCACAGGACTGCTGGTGTAAATACCAGGGCATATGAAATGGCAAGTGTGACTGTGCTTTCAGCCAATAATTTGGTATTGTCAAATGATGGGACCAAAGAGCTGGAGAGGCAGATCCTAAAGGgtcctgtgggccaggctggaTTTCATCTTCTCACTAACTAATGGAGAGGCTCTGAAGGAGTTAAAAGAGCTCAGTTCGTCTCGTGGTTAAATCCAAGTTTTACAAAGGTCACTCTGACTGTAAAGTGGAAGGTGGGTTGGCCAGGGGATCATCTAGTCTGGGTGAGAAGTGATGATAACATGAAGGGGTGAAGAGAGATTTAGAAGAAGTGATTCACAGGATTAAACATTTAGATAATGGAAGTGGAGGaaatggggggggggggcggttcCAGATTTCAGGCATAGATGAAAGAGGTGCAGTTAGGCACatataaagagaaacagaaacagcagGTTTTAGGGGAGAAGATAACAGAATGGGTGAGAAATGACACTTGAGGACCCTAGTGTGCTAGGTAACGATCTGTCTACTTCCCTTCATTTGTCATGTATATTCCCATTTAATTTGCATAAAGACTTCGAGTTAAACGGTCTTACCCCAATTTGTCAAATTTCTGTGTTAGATGCATGATACGGTACAAGAAACCTTAAGTGGCTGAGGCAGCATTGGTGTTCAAATTGCCTGACTACAAAGGCAGTGCTTGTTGGCTACATTCTGTTGCTTCCCAGTTTAGAACATGTTACGTTGAGGCGCCTGTtgcatttccaaataaaaaagtaCAGAAAGAAGGTGGCTGTATAAATCTGGGGCTCACAAAGTAATTTTGATTATTGAGAGTTTGCTTTCAAGGAGCAAATTGTGACTCCTTGATTatgaaccttaatttaaaaaaaagaaaaaaaagtctcactCTTATTCCTGCCTTGTCTGGGGCAAGCCTTAATGGATTTTTACTGctgtgaattttcttttcattgaagatTTTGCCTTGATCTATGTATCTGCTTTCATCCTGACCGTATTCAAGTCAGTATATTCATGAATGTACCCGTTTGTGAAATTTGAACTTAAGTATACACGATTATAGCCGtttgggaagttttttttttttttttttttttttttttttttaagagtaggAGTAGAAAAAAATCTCTGTACTCTGAATGGGAAGACAGTGTAACgcaattttttcccttttcctgtcctcctttaaaaaaaataaacagccgTATGCCTCTGCTAAATACTAACTGCCTCATCACCTTTTGTGCAGATCGGGCAGGTTACATTTGGTTTTAAGGAATTAGGAATATGTTTCTTTCTGGCACCTTAGAACCCACGCGATTgtgattcttttctcttcttgacTGATAGGTGGCATGGAATGCTCACATGGGAGAGCCGCATGAGGCCGCCCACCACACTTCCTGAAGGATGCCCGTGTGGAAGAATTTTGACGTGCCAGTGTCCTCGTTCTACAGGGTGTTCCATTCTTTCACAATCTCAGAAAAATGGGACTAAAAGAgactattttgtaaaataagaagactgttttccatttttaatgacCAACATGTATTAAGATGGACACCTACTCTACGAAATACGAAGTTCTATGGTCTCGAAGAAGCAAGTGCCTGTTTAAAACTGATCCTAAATAAAAACAGACTTGCGTGGATATGAGAATGTTGGTTAGTGGCAGAAGAGTCAAAAAATGGCAGTTAATTATTCAGTTATTTGCTACTTGTTTTATAGCGAGCCTCATGTTTTTTTGGGAACCAATCGATAATCACATTGTGAGCCATATGAAGTCATATTCTTACAGATACCTCATAAATAGCTATGACTTTGTGAATGATACCCTGTCTCTTAAGCACACCTCAGCTGGGCCTCGCTACCAATACTTGATTAACCACAAGGAAAAGTGTCAAGCTCAAGACGTCCTCCTTTTACTGTTTGTAAAAACTGCTCCTGAAAACTATGATCGACGTTCCGGAATTAGAAGGACGTGGGGTAATGAAAATTATGTTCGGTCTCAGCTGAATGCCAACATCAAAACTCTGTTTGCCTTAGGAACTCCTAATCCACTGGAGGGAGAAGAACTACAAAGAAAACTGGTTTGGGAAGATCAAATGTACAATGATATAATTCAGCAAgactttgttgattctttctacAATCTTACTCTGAAATTACTTATGCAGTTCAGTTGGGCAAATACCTATTGTCCACATGCCAAATTTCTTATGACTGCTGATGATGACATATTTATTCACATGCCAAATCTGATTGAGTACCTTCAAAGTTTAGAACAAATTGGTGTTCAAGACTTTTGGATTGGTCGTGTTCATCGTGGCGCCCCTCCCATTAGAGATAAAAGCAGCAAATACTACGTGTCCTATGAAATGTACCAGTGGCCAGCTTACCCTGACTACACAGCTGGAGCTGCCTATGTAATCTCTGGTGATGTAGCTGCCAAAGTCTATGAGGCATCACAGACACTTAATTCTAGTCTTTACATAGACGATGTGTTCATGGGCCTCTGTGCCAATAAAATAGGGATAGTACCACAGTACCATGTGTTTTTTTCTGGAGAGGGTAAAACTCCTTATCATCCCTGCATCTATGAAAAAATGATGACATCTCATGGACACTTAGAAGATCTCCAGGACCTTTGGAAGAATGCTACAGATCCTAAAGTAAAAACCATTTCCAAAGGTTTTTTGGGTCAAATATACTGCAGATTAATGAAGATAATTCTCCTTTGTAAAATTAGCTATGTGGACACATATCCTTGTAGGGCTGCGTTTATCTAATAGTACTTGAAGTTGTATGTTTTCACTGTCACTGAGTCAAACCTGGATGAAAAAATCCTTTAAATGTTTGTCTATACCCTAAGTAAAATGAGGatgaaagacaaatattttgaaagcCTAGTCCATCCGAATGTTTCTTTGATTCTAGAAGCTGTTTAATATCACTTATCTACTTCATTGCCtaaattcatttcaaagaatttgtaTTTAGAAAAGGTTTATATTATTAGTGAAAACAAAACTAAAGGGAAGTTCAAGTTCTCATGTAATGCCACATATATACTTGAGGTGTACAGATGTTATTAAGAAGTCTTGATGTTAGAATAATTGCTTTTGGAAAATACCAAATGAACGTATAGTACTACATTTCAAGGAAATGAATATATTGTTAGACCAGGTAAGcaagtttatttttgttaaagagcactTGGTGGAGGTAGTAGGGACAGGGAAAAGTCAGCATAGGAGAGAAAGTTCATGAATCTGGTAAAAGAAAGTCTCTTGTTCTTAACAGGAGATGTAGAAAAATATGTACAATGTTATCATAAAGAGACAAATCACTTCTTACCACATCCATGTAGCTACTGGTGTTAGAGTCcttaaaatacctttttttgcatcttttttcaaagtttaatGTGAACTTTGAGAAAAGTGATTAATGTTGCCCTAatactttatatgtttttaatggattttttttaagtattagaAAATGACACATAACATGGGCAGTTGGTTGCTCATAGGGTCCTTCTCTAGGGAGAAACCATTGTTAATTCAAATAAGCTGATTTTAATGAAGTTTTCAActggtttttaaatattcaatattGGTCTGTGTTTAAGGTTGTTATTTGAATGTAATTTACATAGAGGAATATAATAATGGAGAGACTTCAAATGGAAAGACAGAACATTACAAGCCTAATGTCtccataattttataaaatgaaatcttAGTGTCTAAATCATTGTACTGATTACTAAAATTAACCCACTCCTCCCCAACAAGGTCTTATAAACCACAGCACTTTGTTCCAAGTTCAGAGTTTTAAATTGAGAGCATTAAACATCAAAGTTATAATatctaaaacaatttatttttcatcaatAACTGTCAGAGGtgatctttattttctaaatatttcaaacttGAAAACAGAGTAAAAAAGTGATAGAAAAGTTGCCAGTTTGGggtttaaagcatttttaaagctGCATGTTCCTTGTAATCAAAAAGATGTGTCTGAGATCTAATAGAGTAagttacatttattttacaaagcaGGATAAAAATGTGGCTATAATACACACTACCTCCCTTCACTACAGAAAGAATTAGGTGGTGTCTACTGCTAGGGAGATTATATGAAGGCCAAAATAATGACTTCAGCAAAAGTGACTGAACTCACTCTAAGACCTTTCACTGCAGAGGCACCTGTTAGGGAAAATAAGATGTCTCATATAATAAGGTAATGTCGGAAACatgcaaaacaaaactaaaaaagattTCTCAGTATACACAACTGGATGATGATACTTACA is a window encoding:
- the B3GNT5 gene encoding lactosylceramide 1,3-N-acetyl-beta-D-glucosaminyltransferase, with product MRMLVSGRRVKKWQLIIQLFATCFIASLMFFWEPIDNHIVSHMKSYSYRYLINSYDFVNDTLSLKHTSAGPRYQYLINHKEKCQAQDVLLLLFVKTAPENYDRRSGIRRTWGNENYVRSQLNANIKTLFALGTPNPLEGEELQRKLVWEDQMYNDIIQQDFVDSFYNLTLKLLMQFSWANTYCPHAKFLMTADDDIFIHMPNLIEYLQSLEQIGVQDFWIGRVHRGAPPIRDKSSKYYVSYEMYQWPAYPDYTAGAAYVISGDVAAKVYEASQTLNSSLYIDDVFMGLCANKIGIVPQYHVFFSGEGKTPYHPCIYEKMMTSHGHLEDLQDLWKNATDPKVKTISKGFLGQIYCRLMKIILLCKISYVDTYPCRAAFI